The region CGAACGGCATCATGGCGGTATTGGGCTTTCCGTTCAGGACGATGTCGATATGAGCGCCCACCGGTCCCTTGGCGATGGCGCTGCCCGTGATCGGCGGGAACGCACCGGGCACCCCCTCCCCTTTGGCTTGATGACAGGCGGCGCAGCTCGCGTTGTACACCTTGGTCCCCTCCTCCATGAGCTGCTCCATTGTGAAGGTTTGCCCGGTGGCCGCCTCCGCCGCGGCCCGTTCCTCCTTGCGTTCCTCGACCCACTCGGCGTACTTCGCTTCGCTCCTGGCCTCGACGACGATGGGCATGAAGGCATGACCGCGGCCGCACAGCTCGGCGCACTGGCCACGATAGGTCCCGGGTTTTTCGATGCGTGCCCAGCCTTCGTTGACGAATCCGGGCGTCGCGTCCTGTTTCCAGCCGAATTCCGGCACCCACCACGCGTGCAATACGTCCGCGGCCGTGATCAGGAAGCGGACCTTCTTGTTCACCGGCAGCACCAGCGGGTTGTCGACCTCCAAGAGGTAATTCTCGCCCTTCGCGGCACCGTCATAGATCTGTTCGCTGGGGGTCTTGAGGTTGCTCACGAACTTGATCCCGTCCTCCAGATACTCGTACTGCCATTTCCACTGATAGCCCGTGACCTTGACGGTCACGTCGGCGTCGCCGGTATCGTGCAGGGCGATCATGGACTTGGTCGCCGGCACCGCCATGGCCACCAGGATCACGAACGGCACCACGGTCCAGAGGATCTCCACCAGCGCGTTCTCGTGGAACTGCACCGCCACCGCCCCCTTGGATCTGCGGTGTGCGTAGATCGAATAGAACATCACCGCGAACAAGAGGATGCCGATCGCGGCGCAGATCGCGAGGATCAGCATGTGGAGATCGTAAACCTCATGCGAGATGGAGGTCACGCCCTCCGGGAGGTTCACCCGCATATCCGCCCATGCGGCCGCCGGGCCGAATGAGG is a window of Pseudomonadota bacterium DNA encoding:
- the coxB gene encoding cytochrome c oxidase subunit II, with amino-acid sequence MRGRKKLNRGRAAFGAGLASFGPAAAWADMRVNLPEGVTSISHEVYDLHMLILAICAAIGILLFAVMFYSIYAHRRSKGAVAVQFHENALVEILWTVVPFVILVAMAVPATKSMIALHDTGDADVTVKVTGYQWKWQYEYLEDGIKFVSNLKTPSEQIYDGAAKGENYLLEVDNPLVLPVNKKVRFLITAADVLHAWWVPEFGWKQDATPGFVNEGWARIEKPGTYRGQCAELCGRGHAFMPIVVEARSEAKYAEWVEERKEERAAAEAATGQTFTMEQLMEEGTKVYNASCAACHQAKGEGVPGAFPPITGSAIAKGPVGAHIDIVLNGKPNTAMMPFGGQLDDLHIAAVVTYERNAFGNGVGDLVQPADVKAARGR